Proteins encoded by one window of Pseudonocardia alni:
- a CDS encoding maleylpyruvate isomerase family mycothiol-dependent enzyme: protein MTEVWKLVHSERAALVADLRDVSGDRWDTPSLCPGWTVHDVLAHLVDTARTTRGRFVVGMLRARMDFDRQNEHGLARARGATPDETLRRFAECVPMTATPPAPLATRLVEMVVHGEDVRRPLGIVRTYAPAAVAGALALQIRTSTSFGGARETVAGLRLSATDTGLVVGSGPEVRGTALALLLAISGRPPGGDALTGPGVEALSRAE, encoded by the coding sequence GTGACCGAGGTCTGGAAGCTCGTCCACTCCGAGCGTGCCGCGCTCGTCGCCGACCTGCGGGACGTGTCCGGCGACCGGTGGGACACGCCGTCGCTCTGTCCCGGGTGGACCGTCCACGACGTGCTGGCCCACCTCGTCGACACCGCCCGGACGACCCGGGGCCGGTTCGTCGTCGGCATGCTGCGGGCGCGCATGGACTTCGACCGGCAGAACGAGCACGGGCTCGCCCGCGCACGCGGTGCGACGCCGGACGAGACCCTGCGCCGGTTCGCGGAGTGCGTGCCGATGACCGCCACGCCGCCGGCCCCGCTCGCGACCCGGCTGGTCGAGATGGTCGTGCACGGGGAGGACGTCCGTCGTCCGCTCGGGATCGTCCGGACCTACGCCCCCGCGGCGGTGGCCGGCGCGCTCGCGCTGCAGATCCGGACCTCCACCTCGTTCGGAGGTGCCCGCGAGACCGTCGCCGGCCTCCGCCTGTCGGCCACCGACACCGGCCTGGTGGTCGGCAGCGGCCCGGAGGTGCGGGGGACCGCGCTGGCCCTGCTCCTCGCGATCTCGGGCCGGCCGCCGGGGGGCGACGCGCTCACCGGTCCCGGGGTGGAGGCACTCTCGCGGGCGGAGTGA
- a CDS encoding tRNA adenosine deaminase-associated protein, with protein MATQSVEAAPDTRGAALPGFAVAAIREEGRWRCVRLDSEALVDLDAAITALRAQRSTGAVLGLLDVDDEFFVLLRPSAGGVRLLISDAVAALDYDIAADVLDLLRVELPPDDDALDDAWPEGDLGILADLGLPADELEILVSDLELYPDEQLDTIARRCGFAAALDELVGS; from the coding sequence GTGGCCACACAGAGCGTCGAGGCAGCCCCGGACACCCGGGGCGCCGCCCTGCCCGGATTCGCGGTCGCCGCGATCCGGGAGGAGGGCCGTTGGCGCTGTGTCCGGCTGGACTCCGAAGCGCTCGTGGACCTCGACGCGGCGATCACCGCGCTGCGCGCGCAGCGCTCCACCGGCGCGGTGCTCGGCCTCCTCGACGTCGACGACGAGTTCTTCGTCCTCCTCCGCCCGTCCGCGGGCGGGGTGCGGCTGCTGATCTCCGACGCCGTCGCCGCGCTGGACTACGACATCGCGGCGGACGTGCTCGACCTGCTCCGCGTCGAGCTCCCCCCGGACGACGACGCCCTCGACGACGCCTGGCCGGAGGGGGACCTCGGCATCCTGGCCGATCTCGGCCTGCCCGCCGACGAGCTGGAGATCCTCGTCTCCGACCTCGAGCTGTACCCCGACGAGCAGCTGGACACCATCGCCCGCCGCTGCGGGTTCGCCGCCGCGCTGGACGAGCTCGTCGGCTCCTGA
- a CDS encoding molybdopterin cofactor-binding domain-containing protein: MSAPTRARTERRDVSRRRFLGYLVAAPTLVVAAEVGRQQLFAPPGASAAAIPSPPQVADAYDLLDAVRDSSRPTSALIRVEVNRDGTVSFQLPRSDNGQGIITSTAMIIAEEMDLDPDQVTVTLADSRPELVFNQLTGGSSTTFSTYTPIRVAAAIAKGRLLDAAAALLQQDVGTLTSRAGLITGAGGSAIPFGELTEAAAVDATRSVEVVLKPREEFTVIGTDRRNAQARDIVTGRKQFIADMKIPDALPTVICRGPNLNCAPVSVANADEVRSMPGVTDVVECATGVAVRAHTYGQAVDGANALRVRWDAGTVEGENDESVLQKVRAAELPLAVPSVPGETVEGDFTFYFRSSSALETNTAIADVRDGRCEIWTSLKIPITVQHDIAEQLGLPVNAVTIHIVPGGGSFGRRLFGDAAKEAAEISQKLGKPVKLIWSRADDSRQGRVHPMATSRIRAVVAGESVVSFEQRHTGVSCDFGHGFGDAVTAAAAKAPLGQVSVAEAIWELTQATPYDFGAQTRVLNEVDMRFNTGSMRNVYSPDVCTARDLIVDRIAEKMGKDSYEFRREFLRNDAMRAVLDKVAEEGDWGRSMPDGTAQGIGFHVEYKGFAACLVEIDCRPQTVDRKVRQARTGPRVTKAVFAVDGGLVINPLGFKAQIMGGINDAIAMTLTSSLHLVDGHFLEASWDNYFYTRQWNTPLDLQVHLVDNGRPEPGGAGEFGVAPTCGAIANAYARATGRVPDHFPILHNEPLPFEPYPTVPPVPPSPTNGLDFVR; encoded by the coding sequence ATGTCTGCCCCGACACGTGCACGCACCGAACGCCGCGATGTCAGCCGTCGCCGATTCCTCGGCTACCTGGTCGCCGCCCCCACCCTCGTCGTCGCGGCGGAGGTCGGCCGCCAGCAGCTGTTCGCCCCGCCGGGGGCCTCGGCCGCCGCGATCCCGTCGCCGCCCCAGGTGGCCGACGCCTACGACCTGCTCGACGCCGTCCGCGACTCCTCCCGGCCGACCTCGGCCCTGATCCGGGTGGAGGTGAACCGGGACGGCACGGTGTCGTTCCAGCTCCCGCGGTCGGACAACGGGCAGGGGATCATCACCTCGACCGCGATGATCATCGCCGAGGAGATGGACCTCGACCCGGACCAGGTGACGGTCACCTTGGCCGACTCGCGTCCCGAGCTGGTCTTCAACCAGCTCACCGGTGGCTCCAGCACGACGTTCTCGACCTACACCCCGATCCGGGTCGCCGCGGCGATCGCGAAGGGCCGGCTGCTCGACGCGGCCGCCGCCCTCCTCCAGCAGGACGTGGGCACCCTCACCAGCCGCGCGGGGCTCATCACCGGCGCCGGGGGCAGCGCGATCCCGTTCGGGGAGCTCACCGAGGCCGCGGCCGTCGACGCCACCCGCTCGGTGGAGGTGGTGCTCAAGCCGCGCGAGGAGTTCACGGTCATCGGGACCGACCGGCGCAACGCGCAGGCCCGCGACATCGTCACCGGCCGCAAGCAGTTCATCGCCGACATGAAGATCCCCGACGCGCTGCCGACGGTGATCTGCCGCGGCCCGAACCTGAACTGCGCCCCGGTCTCGGTCGCCAACGCCGACGAGGTGCGCTCCATGCCGGGCGTCACCGACGTCGTCGAGTGCGCCACCGGCGTCGCCGTGCGGGCACACACCTACGGCCAGGCCGTCGACGGTGCGAACGCGCTGCGCGTGCGCTGGGACGCGGGCACCGTCGAGGGCGAGAACGACGAGTCCGTGCTGCAGAAGGTACGGGCGGCCGAGCTGCCGCTGGCGGTCCCGTCGGTGCCGGGGGAGACCGTCGAGGGCGACTTCACCTTCTACTTCCGCAGCAGCTCGGCGCTGGAGACCAACACCGCGATCGCCGACGTCCGGGACGGCCGGTGCGAGATCTGGACCTCGCTGAAGATCCCGATCACCGTGCAGCACGACATCGCCGAGCAGCTCGGGCTGCCGGTCAACGCGGTCACCATCCACATCGTCCCGGGCGGCGGCTCGTTCGGCCGTCGCCTCTTCGGCGACGCGGCCAAGGAGGCCGCCGAGATCTCCCAGAAGCTCGGCAAGCCGGTCAAGCTGATCTGGTCGCGCGCCGACGACTCCCGCCAGGGCCGGGTGCACCCGATGGCGACCTCCCGGATCCGGGCGGTCGTCGCCGGCGAGTCCGTCGTCAGCTTCGAGCAGCGGCACACCGGTGTCAGCTGCGACTTCGGGCACGGCTTCGGTGACGCCGTCACCGCGGCCGCCGCGAAGGCGCCGCTGGGCCAGGTCTCGGTCGCGGAGGCGATCTGGGAGCTGACCCAGGCCACGCCCTACGACTTCGGTGCCCAGACCCGGGTGCTCAACGAGGTCGACATGCGGTTCAACACCGGCTCGATGCGCAACGTGTACTCGCCCGACGTCTGCACCGCGCGCGACCTGATCGTCGACCGTATCGCGGAGAAGATGGGCAAGGACTCGTACGAGTTCCGCCGCGAGTTCCTCCGCAACGACGCGATGCGCGCCGTGCTCGACAAGGTCGCCGAGGAGGGCGACTGGGGCCGGTCGATGCCCGACGGCACGGCGCAGGGGATCGGGTTCCACGTCGAGTACAAGGGCTTCGCCGCCTGCCTGGTCGAGATCGACTGCCGCCCGCAGACCGTGGACCGTAAGGTCCGCCAGGCGCGGACCGGCCCGCGGGTGACCAAGGCGGTCTTCGCCGTCGACGGCGGTCTGGTCATCAACCCGCTCGGCTTCAAGGCCCAGATCATGGGCGGGATCAACGACGCGATCGCGATGACGCTGACCTCAAGCCTGCACCTGGTCGACGGTCACTTCCTCGAGGCGAGCTGGGACAACTACTTCTACACCCGGCAGTGGAACACCCCGCTCGATCTGCAGGTCCACCTGGTCGACAACGGCCGGCCGGAGCCCGGTGGGGCCGGCGAGTTCGGCGTCGCCCCGACCTGCGGGGCGATCGCGAACGCCTACGCCCGCGCCACCGGCCGGGTGCCGGACCACTTCCCGATCCTGCACAACGAGCCGCTGCCGTTCGAGCCGTATCCGACCGTCCCGCCCGTCCCGCCGTCGCCGACCAACGGCCTCGACTTCGTCCGCTGA
- a CDS encoding (2Fe-2S)-binding protein — MPSHTFTVNGEKVTVDVEDDVRVLWVLRDLLGVTGPKYGCGINVCKACTSHINGKAFNPCSVPVGAISESDEITTIEGIAKGEELHPMQQAWIDNDVAQCGYCQPGQIMAAIDLVKRCAAEGRSIDDDALDEIRNICRCGTYNRIREAIKAGADNM, encoded by the coding sequence ATGCCTTCCCACACCTTCACGGTCAACGGCGAGAAGGTCACCGTCGACGTCGAGGACGACGTCCGGGTCCTGTGGGTCCTGCGTGACCTGCTGGGCGTGACCGGTCCGAAGTACGGCTGCGGGATCAACGTCTGCAAGGCCTGCACGAGCCACATCAACGGCAAGGCGTTCAACCCCTGCTCGGTGCCGGTCGGCGCCATCTCCGAGTCCGACGAGATCACCACCATCGAGGGGATCGCGAAGGGTGAGGAGCTGCACCCGATGCAGCAGGCCTGGATCGACAACGACGTCGCGCAGTGCGGCTACTGCCAGCCCGGTCAGATCATGGCCGCGATCGACCTGGTCAAGCGGTGTGCGGCCGAGGGCCGCTCGATCGACGACGACGCCCTGGACGAGATCCGCAACATCTGCCGGTGCGGCACCTACA
- a CDS encoding nucleoside deaminase, with protein MFRPADRLALGRALDVARDAAATGDVPIGAVVFAADGTELAAACNAREATGDPTAHAEVLALRAAAAVVGEWRLTGTTLAVTVEPCTMCAGAIGLARVERVVFGAWEPKTGAAGSLWDVLRDRRLAHRPEVVGGVRAGEAAALMREFFGRTPCTDRD; from the coding sequence TTGTTCCGCCCGGCCGACCGGCTCGCGCTGGGCCGTGCCCTCGACGTCGCGCGCGACGCCGCGGCGACCGGGGACGTCCCGATCGGCGCGGTCGTGTTCGCCGCCGACGGCACCGAGCTCGCCGCGGCCTGCAACGCCCGCGAGGCCACCGGCGACCCGACCGCGCACGCCGAGGTGCTCGCCCTGCGCGCCGCCGCGGCCGTCGTGGGGGAGTGGCGGCTGACCGGGACGACCCTCGCCGTGACCGTCGAACCGTGCACGATGTGCGCCGGCGCGATCGGGCTGGCCCGGGTCGAGCGCGTCGTGTTCGGGGCGTGGGAGCCCAAGACCGGTGCCGCGGGCTCGCTCTGGGACGTGCTGCGCGACCGGCGGCTCGCGCACCGGCCCGAGGTCGTCGGCGGGGTCCGCGCAGGTGAGGCGGCCGCGCTGATGCGCGAGTTCTTCGGCCGGACCCCGTGCACCGACCGCGACTGA